In the Flavobacterium sp. 90 genome, CAGATTTTAGATATGTTAATAGACAATACGAGAGTTCCGTTTACTGACATTGCAAAAAAACTATTGATTTCTGCTGGAACAGTACATGTTAGAGTAAAAAAAATGGAAGACGCAGGAATAATAATGGGATCTTCATTGGCCTTAGATTACGATAAATTAGGGTACTCATTTATTGCTTATGTTGGTGTATTCCTTAATAATACGTCTCAAACTAAATTTGTATTAGAGCGCATCAATCAAATTCCTTTCGTTACAGTTGCGTCTGTAACTACTGGTAAATTCAATATTTTTTGCAAAATCAGAGCAAAAGATACTAAGCATGCAAAAGAAGTTATCTTTATGATTGACGATATTGAAGGCGTTTACAGAACAGAAACAATGATTTCATTAGAAGAAAGTATAAACGATAAGAAGCGTTTGATGCATACTATTTTTAAAAATATGTAATATTTTCTTGAATGCTATATTAAAATATAACCTCAAGTTTATTCTTGGGGTTTTTTTATGACTAATTAACCAACCAACTACAACACAATTATGTACACGTTACCCAAAATTGAGCGTTTTAATCAAGATGTTCTTTCTAAATACCACATTTATAATAGTGTTTTTATAACATTACCATTTGATTCTATAGATAATACAGGAGCTTTACTTCCTTTATTTACAGAAACTTGCGAAACGGGATTTAAAAAACAGGAAACTCCTAAAGAAATTTTTAATTATTTCTCTGACAGATACTTAAATAATGCATCAGAATCAGAGAAAATTGATTTAATGTTTCGATTTATTCAATATATCGAACGTCAAATTGTATTATTTGACGCGATCGAAGATGCTGCTTTTCCAGAAGTTAACAATATGGAAGGGCGTGGATCTTTGCGTGATATCAAAGAAAAATCAGATGCAAAAGAAAAAGACGATCAATTAATCGAATTTCTGGAAAATTTTAACGTTAGAACTGTTCTTACAGCGCATCCAACGCAGTTTTATCCTGGGCCCGTTTTAGGAATTATAAATGATTTGACCGATGCAATTCGTTTAAATGATTTATTAAAAATAAAACAATTATTAGCACAATTAGGTAAAACGCCTTTTATCCAAAACGAAAAACCAAATCCATATGATGAAGCGGTTAGTTTGATTTGGTATTTAGAAAATGTTTTTTATGCAACTTCAGGAGAAATTGTTCATTATTTGCAGAAAAATATTCTTGATGGAAATGCAATTCAAAATCAATTAATAAAACTTGGATTCTGGCCAGGAGGAGATCGCGATGGAAATCCTTTTGTAACTACAGATATTACTTTGAAAGTTGCAGACCGTTTAAGAACTTCAATCTTAAAGTGTTATTATATCGAAATGAGAAGTTTAAAACGTAAGTTAACTTTCTCAGGTGTAGATACTTTAGTGGCTGATCTTGAACATAAACTTTATCGTTCAGTATTTTATTCTAAAGGAGAAATTTACATCACTTTAGAGGAATTATTATCGCAATTAAACAAAATAAGAGAGATTATTATTGAGAAACATCAATCATTATATTTGGATGAATTGGAAGCTTTCTTAGTAAAAATTAATCTTTTTGGTTTTCACTTTGCAACTTTAGATATTCGTCAGAATAGTAAAATTCACAATATCGTTTTTAAAGATGTTGTAGATTATTATTTAAATTCCGGTTCAGATGTTTTCCCAAAGAATTATTTTGAATTATCTGAAAATGAAAAATTAGTAGTTTTATCGAATGTTAAAGGAGAATTAAATCCTGCAGACTTTGAAAATGAAATTACACAATCTACTTTAGAATCTGTTCAAGCAATTAAAACAATTCAGAATGCGAATGGTGAGTTTGGTGCAAATCGTTATATTATTAGTAATAACGAAAGCGCATTAAACGTAATGGAAACTTTTGCAATGATTCGTCTGAATAATTGGGAAAATCCTACGGTAGATATTATTCCACTTTTTGAATCAGTTGATGATTTGCAAAATGCGCATGAAATCATGGAGCAGTTATATACTAATTCGGAATATTCTAAACACTTGCAAGCTAGAGGGAATAAACAAACAATCATGTTAGGTTTCTCTGACGGAACCAAAGATGGCGGTTATTTAATGGCAAACTGGAGTATTTATCAAGCTAAAATTGCGCTTACCGAAATCTCAAGACAATACGGAATTAAAGCTATTTTCTTTGATGGACGTGGTGGACCTCCAGCTCGTGGTGGTGGAAAAACTCATAAATTCTACGCTTCTCTAGGTCCAAAAATTGAAAATAACGAAATTCAAATCACAGTTCAGGGGCAAACGATTAGTTCTAATTTCGGAACTTTAGATTCTTGTCGTTATAATATCGAAAATTTATTAACTGCCGGAGTTACGAATCAGGTTTTTAGTAAAGGAAAAAATGAGTTAAGTTCTGATGAAACTCAAATCCTGACACAATTGGCAGATTTAGGTTACGAGAAATATTTAAGTTTCAAGAATCATCCTAAGTTTATTCCGTATTTAGAGAAAATGAGTACGTTGAAATATTATTCTAAAACAAACATTGGAAGCCGTCCTTCAAAAAGAAGTAAATCAGAATCATTAGATTTTGCTGATTTGAGAGCAATTCCATTCGTAGGATCATGGAGTCAGTTGAAACAAAACGTACCAGGATTTTTTGGAGTTGGTACAGCTTTAAAATATTTTGAAGAAAATGGTCAATGGGATAAAGTACATGATTTATACCATAATTCATTATTCTTTAAAACGTTGCTTGAAAACAGTATGATGTCATTGGCAAAATCATTTTTACCATTAACAGCATATATGAGAAACGATCCTGAATTTGGTGAATTCTGGCAAATTATTTTTGATGAATTTCAAGAAACAAAACGCCTTTTATTGAAAATTGCAGGACATAAAACCTTGATGGAAAATTATCCTGATGGTATAGCATCAATTCAAGTAAGAGAGCGTATCGTATTGCCACTCTTGACAATACAACAATATGCTTTATTAAGAATCAATGAGTTGAACAAAGAAAATACTCCGAATGAGGATTTAGTTAAAGTGTACGAAAAAATCGTTACAAGATCTCTTTTCGGAAATACAAATGCTAGTAGAAACTCAGCGTAATAAAATTATAAGATAAAAAAAGTTGTAAAAATGAATGCAGATCAATTAATAGAAAACGAGTATTCAGGCGGATTTGCTACTTATATTAAAGAAGCGGGAAACGTAAATTTGTTTGAAGAATTAGAAATCTCTTTGCATGATTTTATAAAATTTGTTCAAAATATTCCAATGGACAAATTTGACTATCGTTATGCTGAAGGAAAATGGACAATTAAAGATATTATCCAACACATAATGGATTGCGAGCGAATTTTTGCTTACCGTGCTTTACGATTTTCAAGAAATGACAAAACTCCTTTGCCAAGTTTCGAAGAAGATGATTACGCAAATAGTACAGATGCCGGAAGCAGAAGTATTCAGAGTTTATTGACCGAGTTATCAGCTTTAAGACATTCTAATTTGTTATTTTTCAAAAGTTTATCTGAAGAACAACTAAAAAGAATCGGAACGGCTTCAGGAATTCAAATTTCTGTTCGCGCTTTAGGTTTTACTATTATCGGACATCAAAAACATCATCAAAAAGTTTTTGAAGAAAGATATTTGTAAATTTCGAATAAACATAAAAAAAAATCCTGTGAAGTAAATTTCACAGGATTTTTTGTTTTCAAAATCTTGTCATTTCGACCGAAGGGAGAAATCACACAAGAAACTCCGTTCCTAAAGTTGCTAATCTTTGTCGAATTACTAGTGTGATTTCTCCCTTCGGTCGAAATGACAAAAAAACGAGAAAATTATTTTTTCAATTCTAATTTTTTCAATCTGGAATTTATTGCACCTTCATTTCTTCCTAACAAAACCGCTATTTCTTCCACTTTCTTTCCTTGATAAAAATTATGAACAAGATTTGCATCTTCCTCTGAACTCCATTTTTTATAAGCTTCAGGATTTTCTAATCTTTTCTCATCCACTGAATAAGCTTTAATTTTTAGCTTTTCATCGTCATCTTTGTGTCTTTCAATAAAAGCTAATCCAAAACGAATTTTATCATAAGACATTTTTTCTTCAAAATGATCGTAATATGGTTTTAAAGCTGCTGGATATTCAAGTTCTACTTGAGCTTTATGCAATTGTTTAACTTCTGTATCTGTAACAAACTGGCTCAAATCTAAATCTTCGCCATCTATATACAGTTTGGCCAAATGCGAAACAATTGTTGATTGTCCCAAATTTCGTTTTTCCGCAATTTCTTCAATACTATTTCCTTCTTTAAAAAATGCTAAAGTTGTTTTATAGGTATTGCTTTCTTTTTTAACTTTTGCTTTTTCTGTTTTTACTTTTTGATAATAAGTAATCGCATCTATAAACTCCTGACCATATTTTTCCAGTTTCGCTTTACCAACACCATCAATAGCAAGAAATTCTTCGTCGCTCATTGGACGCAATGTTTCCATTTGCCTTAAAGCAGCATCACTAAAGATCACATAAGCCGGAACTTCTTCATCTTTGGAAATCTCATAACGCAATTTTCGAAGTATTTCAAAAAGTGAATTTTTAGCAGCTTTAGGTTTTGCTTCTTTGATTTCGTTTTTGTCAATTACTTTTTTAACAACCGTTGTTAGTTTTACTTTTTCTCCTTCGAATAAAACTTTCTTTGCAAAAGGAGTTAGCAAAATTTTATTGTGTTGGTGAAACGCAATTTCGCAATATCCAAGATTTATTAGCTGTATTAGATATTGATTCCAATCGTACCACGAAATGTCGGCGCCAATTCCGTACGTTTTTAAGTCTTGATAATTTTTTTCGTAGATATACGCGTTTCTCGAGCCGCGTAAAAAATCCACAATCACCGCCAAAGACTCTGATTCTTGTAAACGACTGATAGCTGACAATGCTTTTTGCGCGAGAATCGTACCATCGAAAAATTTTGGAGGATTTTTGCAAATATCGCAGTTTCCGCAATTCTCTTTAACCAATTCACCAAAGTAAGAAAGCAGAATTTTTCTACGACAGCTCAATGCATCTGCATATTGTTTCATTCTTTCTAATTTTGCCAACTGAACATCTGAGTTCAATCCTTCTGAAGCAAATTTTTGAAGTTGAATTACATCAGCATAACTTTCGAATAAAACCGTTTCGGCAGGTAAACCATCACGACCTGCACGACCAATTTCCTGATAATAACCTTCTATGTTTTTAGGTAAATTATAATGAATCACCCATCGAACATTGGATTTATCAATTCCCATTCCGAAAGCAATGGTTGCGCAAACTACTTGGCAATCATCATTAATAAATTCATCTTGAGTTTTTGCCCGAAGTTTATTTTCTAAACCAGCGTGATATGCTTTTGCTTTAACACCATTTTTTTGTAGTTTTTGGGCAAGTTCTTCTGTCGTTTTTCTGCTTAAGCAATAGATAATTCCAGATTCATTAGGTTTCTTTTCGACAAAATCAATGATTTGTTTTACACGATCTAATGCCGGACGAACTTCTAAACTTAAATTTTTTCGATCAAAAGAAGCTACAAAGGTCTTTGGGTTTCTTAATTTTAATTGTTTAGTAATATCTGTACGCGTTGCTTTATCAGCAGTTGCAGTCAAAGCCAGGACCGGAGTAGAAGGGAAGCGGCTTTTCAAATATCCTAAATTGGTATACGCCGGACGAAAATCATGCCCCCAGGATGAAATACAATGCGCTTCGTCAATCGCAATCAAGCTGATTGTCAATTCATTAAAAACGACATCTAAATAAGACAAACTCTCTGGCGCTATATAAACAAGTTTGAATTTATTAGATTTTAAGTTGTCAATATAAAATTGTTGTTCTTCACTTGATTGACTACTATTGATATAACAAGCATTGATTCCATTGGTTTTTAAACTATCAACCTGATCTTTCATCAAGGCGATTAATGGAGATATTACTATTGTAATTCCTGGTAAAACTAAAGCCGGTAATTGAAAACAAATTGATTTTCCTCCACCAGTTGGCATAATCGCTAAAGTATCCTGACCAGAAAGAATTGTATTTATAATTGTTTCCTGATTTGGTCTGAATTTTTCAAAACCAAAATTCTCTTTTAGCTTGGCGTGTAATATTTCTGAGTTCATTTGGCAGATATTTTCATCATTGTTTTGAGTGCTGTAAAAATATTAAATATACTAATTTTCCTATAAAATAAACATCTTACCACCATTTATTAATCACATAAAAAAAGGAACTCAATTTGAGTTCCTTTAATTTATTTTGAAAGACATAAATTAATCTTCATCGTCTTCATCATCTTCGTCAGCGATATCATCCGGATCTCTATCTTCATCATCATCGTCTCCACCATCAGTATCAGGTTTATCTTGTGTATCGTCGTCATCGTCGTCGTCATCGCTATCATCATCAAGATCAAGACCTTTTACTGGTTCGATTGTGTCAACATCAAGATCGATGTCGTCATCTTCATCGTAGTTTTCAATTCTGTCAGCAAGTTTAGTACTAATTTTTACTAAATAAATAGTGTCTTCAGTACGAACTTCAACAGCTTCGATCAATTCGTTTTTAGCATTTCTAAAACGGATTACATCCGAATCATCATAACCATCAGGAAATTTCTCTACTAAAAGGTTCAAAATTTCGTTGGTAAGTTTAGCGTAGTCTACTATAACTCTTTTCATAAATATCCTATAAATCTAATAAATAAGCAAAAATTAACGGTGCAACAATTGTAGCATCCGACTCAATAATAAATTTAGGGGTTTTAATATCTAATTTACCCCAAGTGATTTTCTCGTTTGGAACAGCTCCTGAATAAGAACCGTAACTTGTTGTTGAATCTGAAATCTGACAGAAATAACTCCAAAACGGGATATCATGCATTTCCATATCCTGATACAACATTGGCACAACACAAATAGGAAAATCTCCTGCAATACCACCACCAATTTGGAAAAATCCAATTCCGTTAGTACTATTTTTTGGATACCAATCTGCAAGGAATGTCATATATTCAATTCCTGACTTCATGGTAGAAGCTTTTAATTCTCCTTTTATTACGTATGAAGCAAAGATATTTCCCATTGTACTATCTTCCCATCCCGGAACAATAATAGGTAAATTTTTCTCTGCTGCAGCATACATCCAGCTATCTTTTAGATCTATTTCGTAATATTCTTCTAAAACGCCTGATAATAGCATTTTATACATGAATTCATGTGGGAAATAACGTTCACCTTTATCATCTGCATCTTTCCAGATTTTATAAATGTGTTTTTGTAAACGACGGAAAGCTTCATGCTCAGGAATACAAGTGTCAGTAACACGGTTTAATCCTCTTTCAAGTAAAGCCCACTCGTCTTCTGGCGTCAAATCACGATAGTTAGGTACTCTTTCGTAGTGAGAGTGCGCCACTAAATTCATGATGTCTTCTTCTAGATTGGCTCCAGTACATGAAATAATCTGAACTTTGTCTTGTCTGATAATTTCGGCAAAAATTTTACCAATTTCTGCTGTACTCATAGCGCCAGCCATACTTACCATCATTTTTGCACCATTTGCCAATTGTTGTTCGTATGCTTTTGCAGCATCAACAAGAGAAGCAGAGTTAAAGTGTAAATAATGTTTTTCAATAAACTGACTGATTGGTCCTTTCATTTGTTTTGTTTTTTGTTTTTCTTTTTTTGAATTAAAAGTTTTACCTTTTACATGATACTGCAAATTAATAATTTTAATTTTATTAACATTTAATTTGCAAGTTTTTTTTTATGCTTTTTTTGTATAACCTAAAATCTTCAATACATCGTCAGAAGTTTGTTGTTCTGAGAAAACTTCAGTCGCTAAAATGCCGTTTTCATCACGATCTATTAAAATGTGTTTAGGTTGCGGAATCAAACAGTGGTGTAAACCGCCATATCCTCCAATAGTTTCCTGATACGCACCAGTATTAAAGAAACCAATATATAATGGCTTTTCCTTGCTGTATTTAGGCAAATAAATAGCGTTCATATTTTGTTCTGAATTGTAATAATCGTCACTATCACAAGTCAATCCTCCTAATAAAACCCGCTCATAAGTATCATTCCAACGGTTAACCGCCAACATGATAAAACGTTTATTTATAGCCCAAGTATCCGGCAAAGTGGTAATGAATGATGAATCAATCATGTTCCATTTTTCTCTATCATTTTGTTGTTTTTGATACAAAATCTGATAGATTGCGCCACCGCTTTCACCTACTGTAAATGATCCAAATTCTGTAAAGATGTTTGGAACATCAACTTCAGCTTCATCACATGCAATTTTAATCTGATTGATGATTTCATCAATCATATATTGATAATCATATTCAAAAGCCAATGAGTTTTTGATCGGGAAACCACCTCCAATGTTCAAACCATCAAGAGTAGGGCATTCCTTTTTAAGTGCAATGTATACTTTAATACATTTTACTAACTCATTCCAGTAATATGATGTATCGTTTATTCCAGTATTAATGAAAAAGTGAAGCATTTTAAGCTCTAATTTATCATTTTCCTGAATTTGTTTTTTATAGAACGAAACGATGTTTTTATATCCAATTCCTAATCTTGAAGTATAAAACTCAAATTTAGGCTCTTCTTCAGCTGCAATACGAATTCCAATTTTGAATTTTCCTTTAATTTCAGCCTGAAGCAAATCTAATTCTTCATAATTATCAATAATTGGAATAGTATTTTTATGTCCACTATTGATTAATCGTGCAATATTACTAATGTATTCATCTCTTTTAAAGCCATTACAAATTACATAAGTACTTTTATTGATTTTACCATTTTCAAGCAAATTCTCTACAATATTAACGTCAAATGCCGAAGACGTTTCTATGTGAATGTTATTCTTGAAAGCTTCATTCATAATGTATTCAAAATGAGAGCTTTTTGTACAATAACAATAGTAGTATTTTGCATCGTATTTATTCTTTTCCATTGATTTTCTGAACCAGGCTTTTGCCTTATTGATATTTTCAGAAATCTGTGGTAAGTATGTAAATTTTAATGGTGTACCGTATTGTTCAACCAATTTCATCAAATCGATGTTGTGAAATTGTAAGTTGTCTTTATTTAATTTGAATTCCGTTTGAGGGAAATAGTAAGTTTGATTAATTAGATCAGAATATTTTGTATTCATTTATTTTTAAATATTATAGATTGTGATTTTTAATTTAGGAAACTGTGCTAAATCTAAAATTCAAACCCTAATATTTGCAAATACTATTTGCAGTTTTTCATGTTCTGCTTTCGAGCAAAGAAACACATCAAAACAAAACGGACTTTTACTATTATAAAAACGATTCAACATCCTTAGTAAGGAACTATTGAGCCGGTTTCTATAAGAGCTAAATTGTTGTTGTTTCTTGTTTGTTTTCATCGTGGCAAATGTAAAAAATAATATATACCCAAAGCAAAGCTTTTTATTAAAAAAAGTTTAAGATTTATAATCCTGAAACGCGTCTAGAATCAATTTATTTTCAACGGATTGATTAATTTTTATTTTTCCGATTCCTTCAATTAATGCAAATTGAATTAAACCGTACTCATTTTTTTTGTCGTGAATCAGCAGTTCAAGAATCGGATCGATATCATTTTCTTCGATGATTACATCGTCATAAATACCTTTTATAGCCGTTTTTATTTCAGCATATTCTTCTGCTGTAATTAAACCTTTATGTAAAGAGATATAACTTTCTAATATCATTCCGATTGCAATAGCTTCACCATGCAATAATGTTGTTTTTGTTTCGCTTTCCAGAAAGTAACCTTCGATTGCGTGACCTAAAGTATGACCGAAATTCAAAGCTTTACGGATATTTTTCTCCGTTGGGTCCTGAATTACGATTTCGTTTTTAATTTCGACAGAACGATAAATTAATTCGTCGAAATCAGCAAAATCAATGGCTTGCAAATCCAAAAACTGTTTCCAGTAGACTGCATCATATATAAGTCCGTGTTTTAGCATTTCTGCAAGACCGGAACGCATTTCGCTTTGCGGCAAAGTCTGAAGATAATCTGTATCAATTAATACCATTTGAGGTACATTAATAACACCAATCTGGTTTTTAAGATTTCCTAAGTCAACACCTGTTTTTCCACCAACAGAAGCATCAACCATAGATAATAAGGTAGTTGGGATATTTATAAAGTCAACACCACGCTTAAAAGTAGAGGCCACAAAACCGCCTAAATCTGTCACAACACCACCGCCAAGATTAATTACAAGCGATTTTCTGTCGGCACCAAGTTCAGTTAATACTTTCCAGATTTCAATACAGGTTTCGATATTTTTATTGATTTCACCAGATTCAAATTCAATAATTTCAATAGTTAAATCAGTTTCAAGTAAAGGTAAAAGTTTTGGCAGGCAATATTCATTTGTCTCATTATCAACTATAATAAACAAATTAGAGTATTTAGTTTCCTTTAAATGATTATTTAAGGCTTCGTAAGCATTTTGGTTAAAATGTACTAGATAATTATTGGCTTGAATAGATTGCATATATGTGTAGTTATATTGAAACCACAAAATAAGGCTTTTTTAAGGAAATAATATTCAATCTTTTGTTCTAATTTGTTTTAAAAAGCGCTTAAATAAAATGAAATTAAATAAGTAAATTATATTTGAATTGACTTTTATCAAGTAAACGAATAAATTCCAGAACAATTGATGCATTCTGCTTCATAAAAAATTAGGTTTTATTTGCAATACAAATCCAATAATGCTGCATTTTGAAATTTCTTAACCTTTGCCAAACTAAAATATCTACATGCGTTTTCTTTATCGTTAACCTTTATATAAGACATACCCAGATAGAATTCTGCCTTTCCATTCACTAATCCAGGATATTTTAATGCCTCCAAGAAATAAATTATTGCTTGTTTATTTTGCCCGGTATTAAAATAATAAAGACCAATATTTTGTAATGCATTGATGTTTTTTGAATCTATTTTCAAAGCTTTAGAATAAGCCTCAAAAGCTTTGTCTAATTTTGATTGAGACTCAAATATTTGTCCTTCAGTAATATACTCGTTTATTAGAAAATCTTTTTTTTGTCTTAAAAGCGTAGAGTCATTAGGAAGCATTTTTAATCCCTGATCTATAAATTTAATTAGTCTTTTTTGATCTACGCCGGCGTTCTGTAATCCAATCGCAGTTATACTCCAGGCTTCTGACATTTTTCTATATTGCGAAAAAAGCTTATGTTCTTTAAGAATTTCAAGAGTATCTTTTTTTGCAGCCGCCAGATTAGTTGAATATTTAAAAAAGAATAGATTTCTTGGTCGCAAATAAAAAGCTTCTTTCATATAAACATATGCACTGTCTGTATTTCCTTTTTCTGTAGATATTAATGACTTATAGAAATTAATCCTACCTGAGTATGGGCTAATTTTATTCGCCTTGGCAAAATTGTATAAAGCTTTATCGTAATTTTTTTCACGAGTATAGTAGATTGCTGCATATTCATAAAATGATTCTGAGCTAAGGAAAACATTTGGATACATTGGCATTCTCTTAATAACTTCATCTCCGATTAAGGTTCCTTTTATTTTTGTATTTATATCATCCCTAATAATTTCGGCTTCAAGACATGACGCTTTGTAAATTATCATTGTAGAATAACTGGTAATGCAGCTTATGCCAATTAAAAGATATATAAGCCTTATTTTAAAAGCTTTAGAATTATTTTGATTAATTAAATCAGAACTATTTACGACTGTTAACGCCAACATTAAACTAAAAAATATTTGCATTGTTGGTCTGTACATTGGGAAGTTAAAGAATGAGTCAACACCATAAATAATTAACAATAACAAAACCAGACAAGCAATTGTTTTTGTTTCATTATTCGGTGATTTTAGAGCTTTTTTAAGATTTATAAAAAAAACTGTAATAAATAGAGAAAGATAGATTAGACCATTTAGCACTCCTGTTTCTGCTAGAATTTCAAAAAAGTCATTATGAGCATGTA is a window encoding:
- a CDS encoding O-antigen ligase family protein; translation: MNITELVIVFCLFINLSILLKDKLHLLYKIVFIVGISGFLQSWQELNSFIVLQKNTSLLQLLNNMKGNTGNINILAASLTIKIPFLLFGITHFKNYKKVLLILALFCVVTTILLTGARTALINLFLIFLIYFVYLLREYSFNRFTFIKILYIVIPVLISVFFSNMIFKQSKDKARFVSLENRVKAINTDDASSKTRLILWSNALKISQTSPLFGIGLGNYRIESMPYEQTTEDNFNASLHAHNDFFEILAETGVLNGLIYLSLFITVFFINLKKALKSPNNETKTIACLVLLLLIIYGVDSFFNFPMYRPTMQIFFSLMLALTVVNSSDLINQNNSKAFKIRLIYLLIGISCITSYSTMIIYKASCLEAEIIRDDINTKIKGTLIGDEVIKRMPMYPNVFLSSESFYEYAAIYYTREKNYDKALYNFAKANKISPYSGRINFYKSLISTEKGNTDSAYVYMKEAFYLRPRNLFFFKYSTNLAAAKKDTLEILKEHKLFSQYRKMSEAWSITAIGLQNAGVDQKRLIKFIDQGLKMLPNDSTLLRQKKDFLINEYITEGQIFESQSKLDKAFEAYSKALKIDSKNINALQNIGLYYFNTGQNKQAIIYFLEALKYPGLVNGKAEFYLGMSYIKVNDKENACRYFSLAKVKKFQNAALLDLYCK